TCCGGATGCTGCCGAAGGCGATGTGGCTGGAGCTGAGGGCGATGGGCACCACCAGGTTCGATGCCTCATCTTCTTTAGGGATGATGGACTTGTAGCTGATGGGGTAGGGCCTCACGCCGACCTCGATGTTGCCTTCGTTGCGGGCGTGGCCGTCCTTCGTCACGTAGCGCTGGGTGTTGTGGGAGTCCATGTTGTAGGCGCCCATGCCGACGGAGTCCTCCGCGCGCTCGAACTGCTGGCAGTACTGCTGCGTCATCACCACGTCGGAGATCATCCGCCGGCCCTCACGGACGTAGAGCTGCTCCTGCCAGCCACCGCCTTCCGGGAACTCGTCCTTGGTCATGCCCCACTTGGAGACGATGTTGCGGACCTTCTCCGGCACGCGCGGGTGGTTCGCCAGCGACCACATCAGGCCCTGGTGGTAGTTCAGGTGGGCCTCGCGGATCTGCTTCCGCTCGTCATAGGAACCCTGCGGCCATTCGTAGTTCTGGCCGATGAAGTCGGAGGCAACACCGTCGCGGTTGTTGGTGTCCGTCTTCTTGTTTGGCATGGAGGAGTTGATCCACGGGGTGCCGGCGTAGCCCGCCTCGTAGTTGCGGAAAAGCAGCTCGTACCATCCCTCGTTGTAGGGTTCCGGCTTCTTGAAAGGGATCCGGTTCGGGTCATGGTTTGTCAGGCACATGCGGAAGCAGTAAGCCTGGATGCGGTGGTCGCTGGCGTATTCCTCGCCCGGGCCTTTCGGGTCGATCCCGAAGAGGAGGCCGCTGGCCGGATCACCCGGCTTCACGTAGGGATCGACGCCTTTGACAATCTGGTGGTGGGTGGACTTCGCGATCTGGACGCCGTTGAGGGTCTCCCCGTAGATGGCCTTGCCCTCGCGGCCGATGGTGAAGCCCACGCCCGCCACTGCGAGCAGGTCACCCTCATAGGTGGCGTCCATGAACGCCTTGCCCTCATATTTCTTACCGGACTCCATCACGATCGCCGTGATCTTGTTGCCCTCTTTGACCACGCCCTTGCCGACGGTGCCGGGCTTGGCGATCCAGAAGCCGTCGCCGCGGTCCGTGGCCTTCCCTTCCCCGGTACGGTCCAGGCGCTCGTTGTAAACGATCTCCAGGTTGAACTCCTTCACCCAGTTCTTGTAGATGCCCAGCGCCGCGCTCGGCTCGAAGCCCCACTGGGTGTCCTCATGCGCTTCGGTGACGCTCTGGCCGTCTCCCTTGAAGTTGCCTTCCGGCTGCGGCATTGCCGTCCAAGCCTCCGGCCGGGCATACCATGATTTCACGTCTTGGTAGAATTTACGGGAAATGCCGCCGATCACCTGCTTGTTGCCGATGTCCGTCTGTCCCAAGCCCCCCGTGGTCAGGCCGCCGATCCGGTCCGTCGGCTCGATGATGATTACGGATCCGCCCATTTTTTTGACCTGCACCGCCGCCGCAATCGCCGCCGAGCTTCCACCGTAGATGACGAGGTCATGGACCTCCGCCGCGCCCGCCATCGCACATGATAGCGGCAAAATTTTGAAAATCAGAGACTTGTGCATACGGAGAAACTTGTAGTTCCAGATTATGGGTGCGTCAAGGTAACGATCGTTTGAAAGCGCCTGGCAACCAGGACTCCGGGTCCATCGGGAAACTGCAAAAGTAACGACACTTACGAGGTTGAAATGTGCGGCAAATGGTCCAAGATTGGCTTCTCAGCTCATTTTCTAAAAAAACCCCTATGAAAAATTCCGGCTCCCAACTGACCCGGGCGGCGTTCATTGCCCTCGGGTCGTCCGTGGCGTTATCGCTGCCACCCAGTGCCCAGGCACAACCTTCGTCCGCTTTCATTTTCGAGAATTACGACAACAACCCGACCGGGCGGGTGTTCCCGAACATTTCGACGATTTCGACCACCGCCACCTTCACGGGCGGCTATGGGTTGTCGGGGCGCTACACGTCAGGAGGAACGGCTTACAACGATGCCTTTCTGATCGAGGAAGGCGGTCTTCAGTTCGGAGCGCTGGCGCCGACGACCGCGGGAAAGAAGCTCCGCGCCAATGCATTCAACGCCAATGCGACCGCGATGTTTGTCAACATTGACGGGGGGCGGGCGGCGGGTGACACCTCGTTCGATTACTATCACCGGGTGTATTGCAGCTATCTGATCAATTTCAACCGGATCAGCACGCTGGCCGCGGCGCGGGCCGAAGTGCGCATCGGAGGCAATGCGACGAGCGCCTTCGAGATGCACGTGGACGGGCCGGCCAGCCCTGCATCCACCACGCTGGCCCAGCCGCGTCTGGGCTACCAACTGAACAATTTCAAATCCGCTCCCAGCCCCGCGACCCAAGGGTTGTCGGTGAACACAACCTATCTGATGGTCGGAAGGTTCACCCAAGTGGGGAATTACCTAGGGGCGAGCGGAAACTTCATTTTCGCCAATAATTCGAACAGTCTGGTGCTTCCGTCCACCGTTACCGCCTTCCCCAGCGGTTTGGAAGTGGGCCACCTCATCAAGGGTGATCCCGGTGCCGGAATCCCGGACAACTCGATCGTCACCGGCCTGGTGACCACTACTGAAGGCAGTGTCACCACCCGGACGGTTCTCATCGACAAGAACACGACCGCGGCCTCTCCGATGACCACGGACGAGACGCCGGTCCCCATCCCGGTGACGCTCAGCACCGCCACTATCGTCCAAGATCGTACTTTCACCTCCGTCGCACGGACGACGGCGGGCAGCAATATCCTCTCCAACCTTCCGTCGGGGCACAGGCTCGCCGTCGGGCAGATCGTGACTCATGCGAACCTCCCTCCAGGCACCATGGTGACCGGTATCTCGACCGCCACCTCCGTCACACTGAATAACCAAGCGACCATCACCGCGTCCGCCGACATCACGGTTACGTTGAGAAGCATCAATCCGGTGCGGGCCGAAATCACGTCAGGATCCCTGACCCTGACGGTGGATCGCATTCCCGAGATCGTTGAAGGCCCCAACTCGATTCCCGGGATCAGGGAGGGCCAGCTGGTTGAGGGGCCGGGTATTGACGAGGGTACCGTCGTCACCGCAGTGAACCATGAAACCCGGGTCATCACCCTCAGCAAGCAGACGACCGTCTCCGGTTCAGGTGTTGCGGTGAGATTCTTCGCCCGTTTCGCCGTTGCGGACATGTGGGCGCTCACGGAGGCGCAGTACGCCAACTTCATCGCAGCGGGAGGGACGGATGCCGTGTTGAATGCAGCGACGATCGGCAGTGCCGCCAACCAGGTCACCGTGAGGATTTCCGGCATCCAGTCGGTGGGAAGCTGGGAGTTCAACCAAGGAAAGAGATTTGAGATCGTGGCACACGGAAGCTCCGGCTCCCCCCAGACCTTCTTCCTGGATGAAATCCGTTATGGATGGAACATGCAGGCGGTTACCAGAAATACCCCCTATCTCGCCCAACCGGTTTCAGAGCCGAACACGGCGGGGGATGACATGAGCAGGAATTTCCTCGAGGTGAATGACGATGGTTTCGGTTGGAAATCCGGCTGGTACGAGGTTGAGGAAACCACGGGCACCCCGGGAGCTTATGTTTCCAGCCAAACCGATGGCGGCCCGCTCACGCCGGGTTCCGGAAGTTATCTGCAGATCTACCACCGGCCGGCTGTCAGTGCGGATCAAGGCACCAGAAGGAGACCGAACCCTGCGGTGGTGGACATGAGCCAGCCCTATACGGTGAAGTTCGACTACAAAACGGTCAGCGGCGATGGTGTGACCCAATTCGGAGACCGGATCCAGATCGGTGCGGACGGCCCCGCCGGAGTTGGGAGTAATCTCGGTCCGAATCCCTCGGATGCCACCAACCTCACTTGGTTGGTGGGCGTGGTTGGGGGAAATGACGGCACAAACCGCGTTTTCAATAGTGATGAAACGACGAATCCTGACGGAAATGCCAAGAATATCAACGTCGGCGGGGTGCCACATTGGTATTTCTTTGATTTCGATGCCGCGAATTTCATCACTCCCGCGACCCCGAACTATTTTGTTCCGAGAAACATGCAGAGCAGCGGTGTTCCCTACCAAGCGGGAATCACCTATTCGTTCCAGATCGAGGTCAACCCGCTGACCAACACCTACAAGGCCACGGTGACGGACCGGAGTCCCGGTGGCAAAACGGGGACTGTGTCCTATCTGAAGTTCCGCCGGCAGGTACCCGCCCATACCCTCTTCTGGGGAATTTCAAAACCCGCCAACAAGAGTCGTGTCGCTGCCTTGGACAATCTCCGGGTTTCCCAAGGGGTGCCCTATGTGGATCCGTTCCCGGAGTGGGCTGCGACTCCGGGCTTCGGCGTGCCGAGCGGATTGCGGGGGCGCAATGTCGATGCGAACGGCGACGGCCGCCTGAACTTCCTGGATTTCGCGCTTGATGGGAACCCGATGAGCGGTGCCCGCAACGCGAAGGAGATCCACGCGATCAGCAACGTGGGTGGGACGAACTACTACACCCTCACCATCCCTGTCCGAATCGGAGCGACGTTCAGTGCGACCACCGGCCCGAGCATTTCGACCCAGGTCGATGGCATCACCTACCGGATCCAGGGCAGCTATGATCTGACGAACTGGACGACCGGCCCGGATGTGGTTCCGCTGGCCTCGCCGCTCACCACCACCCCGGCCCTCAGCAGCGGATGGGAGTACAAGAGCTTCCGCCTGTCCTCCTCCACCACCGCCCAGCCGAAGGCATTCATCCGCGCGGTGGTGGACAACACCGTCACCCCTTAGTCGAGGAGTCCGCTGGACTTGAGCCAGTCTCCCACACGATCCGGCCAACTGTTCACCGGTTGGCCGGATTTTTTCATGCCATAGCCATGGCCGCCCTTCGCGTAGATGTGGAGTTCCGCGGGGAGGCCCAGCTTCTTGTATTCCAGATAGAGCAACGCGCTGCCTGCGGAGGTGATGCGGTCGTCATGGGCATGGACCAAGCAGATGGCGGGTGATTGTGGGGTTACGGCGAAGTCCGGCTTGAGCTGGAAGGAATCCTTCTCCGTCAGGTAGGCGGGATAGACGGGGATCGAGAAATTGGGGGTGGCATTCTCCGCTTCCAGCG
The nucleotide sequence above comes from Akkermansiaceae bacterium. Encoded proteins:
- a CDS encoding FAD-dependent oxidoreductase, translating into MPLSCAMAGAAEVHDLVIYGGSSAAIAAAVQVKKMGGSVIIIEPTDRIGGLTTGGLGQTDIGNKQVIGGISRKFYQDVKSWYARPEAWTAMPQPEGNFKGDGQSVTEAHEDTQWGFEPSAALGIYKNWVKEFNLEIVYNERLDRTGEGKATDRGDGFWIAKPGTVGKGVVKEGNKITAIVMESGKKYEGKAFMDATYEGDLLAVAGVGFTIGREGKAIYGETLNGVQIAKSTHHQIVKGVDPYVKPGDPASGLLFGIDPKGPGEEYASDHRIQAYCFRMCLTNHDPNRIPFKKPEPYNEGWYELLFRNYEAGYAGTPWINSSMPNKKTDTNNRDGVASDFIGQNYEWPQGSYDERKQIREAHLNYHQGLMWSLANHPRVPEKVRNIVSKWGMTKDEFPEGGGWQEQLYVREGRRMISDVVMTQQYCQQFERAEDSVGMGAYNMDSHNTQRYVTKDGHARNEGNIEVGVRPYPISYKSIIPKEDEASNLVVPIALSSSHIAFGSIRMEPVFMILGQSGATAVMHAIKDGVSLQKVDYAKLKERLLADKQVLDHASSGKRPGANASAKMDGVVVDDSKARFEGTWEVSIIPGGVDDGYRHDGAAKDGKAKATFDLTSLEEGEYSVQIAGVPNNNRSTKTKVDIIVGDQTSAHTVDQRPAPKIDGIWTEVTKLSLKEDQRISVVISNEGADGFVIVDAVRILKK